The nucleotide sequence TGCCCGTAGTGCTCGAAGCGACGGCGGTAGAGGTCGACCATGCGACGCGTGTGGCTCGGCGGCCAGAAGATGTTGTTGTGGAAGAAGCCGTCGCCGTAGTAGGCGGCCTGCTCGGCGATCTCGGGAGAGCGGATCGAGCCGTGCCACACGAACGGGGCCACGCCGTCGAGCGGCCGCGGGGTCGCGGTGAAGCCGTGCAGCGGGGTGCGGTGCTTGCCCTCCCAGTTCACGACCTCGCTATGCCACAGCTCGTGCAGCAGCGCGTAGTTCTCGACGGCGAGCGCGATGCCGTCGCGGATGTCCTTGCCGAACCAGGGATACACCGGGCCGGTGTTGCCGCGGCCCATCGTGAGGTCCATGCGGCCGTCGACGAGGTGCTGCAGCGTGGCGTAGTCCTCCGCGATGCGCACCGGGTCCGTGGTGGTGATCAGCGTGGTGGCCGTCGAGAGGATGATGCGCTCGGTCTGGGCGCCGATGTAGGCCAGCGTCGTCGTCGGGGAGCTCGCGACGAACGGCGGGTTGTGGTGCTGGCCGACGGCGACGACGTCGAGGCCCACCTCCTCGGCCTTCTTCGCGATCGCGATAGTCGCCTTGATGCGCTCGTGCTCGGTGGGCGTGCGACCGGTGGTCGGGTCGGTGGTGATGTCGCCGACACTGAAGATGCCGAACTGCATGGTGACCTCCTTCAAGGTGTCACCAGCCTACAACATTGTTGACTGTTCAACTATTCCCTTGGTGCGGCACCCGGGGGTCAGCAGGCACGCGATGAGCACGACACACTTGTCATCGTCGAAAAACGCCCATGTGAACGTTCCCCGTCGCGATGAGAAGTGTGTCGTGCTCATCCGGGCCCCGGGGGCCGACGGCGAGGTCGGCCACGGAGCGGGGTCAGCAGACCCTGCGGGTCCAGCCGAAGGTGTCCTCGGCGCGGCCGAACTGGATGTCGACCAGGTGGCGACGGATCTCCTCGGTCTTCGGGCCGGGCTGCCCGTCGCCGACGACCGCGACGCCGCGTTGCGGCGAGTTGAAGCCGACGATCGGCGTCACGACGGCCGCCGTGCCGCACGCGAAGACCTCCGCGATCTGGCCCGACTCGACCCCGTCGAGAACCTCGTCGACGGAGATGGGGCGCTCGACGGCCTTCAGACCGTGGGCGTCGGCCAGCTTGAGGATCGAGTCGCGCGTGACGCCTGGGAGGATCGAGCCGAGCGACGGGGTCAGCAGCTCGCCGTCGGCGGTGACGAACATGACGTTCATCGTGCCGCACTCCTCGACCCACTTGTGCTCGGCACCGTCGGTCCACAGCACCTGACCGCAGCCGTTTGCGTAGGCTTCCTCGGTCGCGACGAGGCTCGCGGCGTAGTTGCCGCCGCACTTGGCCTCACCCGTGCCGCCGATGGCTGCGCGCGTGTAGTTCGGGGTGATCCACAGCTT is from Tessaracoccus palaemonis and encodes:
- a CDS encoding LLM class flavin-dependent oxidoreductase, producing the protein MQFGIFSVGDITTDPTTGRTPTEHERIKATIAIAKKAEEVGLDVVAVGQHHNPPFVASSPTTTLAYIGAQTERIILSTATTLITTTDPVRIAEDYATLQHLVDGRMDLTMGRGNTGPVYPWFGKDIRDGIALAVENYALLHELWHSEVVNWEGKHRTPLHGFTATPRPLDGVAPFVWHGSIRSPEIAEQAAYYGDGFFHNNIFWPPSHTRRMVDLYRRRFEHYGHGSADQAIVGLGGQVFMRRNSQDAVREFRPYFDHAPVYGGGPTLEEFAKETPLTVGSPEQVIERVLGFRDYAGDYQRQLFLMDHAGLPLKTVLEQLDLLGEEVVPVLRREFDALRPAHVPDGPTHAARVAAAGGPKAAGEQTEPSVDKWTGTRAEDANHL
- a CDS encoding branched-chain amino acid aminotransferase, translating into MAEFSLTRTTHPTSPAVRQAALADPGFGRHYVDHMVVIDYVEGDGWQDPRILPMSDWSLHPAAAVLHYGQEIFEGLKAYRRDDDSIWLFRPDRNAARFVNSARRLGMAELPEDLFVEAVERIVALERDWVPAGENEQSLYIRPFMIASEALLGVREAKSYRFSVICTPVGPYYSEPVKLWITPNYTRAAIGGTGEAKCGGNYAASLVATEEAYANGCGQVLWTDGAEHKWVEECGTMNVMFVTADGELLTPSLGSILPGVTRDSILKLADAHGLKAVERPISVDEVLDGVESGQIAEVFACGTAAVVTPIVGFNSPQRGVAVVGDGQPGPKTEEIRRHLVDIQFGRAEDTFGWTRRVC